ctaattacaAGTAAGTTCCGGTGTTTtctattgtatttattattttgtttagatAATGGAGTTCGACGAGTATTTGATTGAATTAGTTCGTTCTCATTCAGAGCTATATAATATGACTGATAGGAGATACAGTGATTCCGTTTGGAAAGAAACACTGTGGAAGGAAATTGGAGAAGAGGTGGGGCGTCCAGGTAAATGAAACgcaatttaattttactttctacTAAGGATTGTTAAGTGGTACGTAGTTAGTATGTGCGAAAGTTTTCACTACAACGATGAATATTTGAGTGGAGTACCGTGTGCAGCATTCCACGGTACAAACATTATATACTGTACAAGGTGTTTTTTAAAACTTACAAACTCCAGCAACGTAAATACACTGGTGTTGACCGAATTTATGTTGTATTGACGTGCACCTAGCATTTCAGGATCTTTAAATTATGTACTGCACGTGGATGCTGTATACACGTAACGGAGAATAGTTCCAGTCAGTTTTATTGGGCTGTATATTTCCAGTATTTATCTGAGGGAGTAGCACAAAGTAATTTAGCAGACACTTTTGTGCTGTGCAGTGTATAAAGCCTCAAAGTAAAATATATCATATCTAATGTAACACTGTTGCTATAATTTCGAAATATTGCACTAAtttaatatttatgtaaataacaCACCATATAGAAAATCTGGCAATGCACTTGGGCCACTCGTATTCTTTAAATTACAAAAGTGTTATTGCTCTATACGTTTGATCAGAATGAAACAACACTTCTTTTATGTAAAACAGACACATTGTGACTGGGTAATTACCAAAAAACCTTTTAATGGGATGACAGAATATACAATCACTTACTacattgattcatgtgaaaaggaaatAAATGGACAGTCATTCTTGTACCTAGTACGTAAAGAATCTCTTACCTTATTCTCATATATATTTGGAGCTAGAAAAAGATCACAGGATACAAATATGTTTGTTAGCAGTTTTGTAAATTACTAGATAAGGCTTACAAAGTTTCTTCAGCTTTGTGTAGGCTGCAATTGAACATTTTGTAGAGAGTGTTTACtcatgaaaatttttgaacaaaagTATGTTTTTATAGAAACCTGGATGATTTCCAAGAAATGGTGTCTATTGCCTATGTGCTGATTAACAGCATAGCAAATGAAAAGTACCTCATATTATTGGGAAGctgttgtaaaaataaatgaaagcaaaCCGTGTTTGTGTCCCCGTTAAAAGTTTGGGAAGTCCCTAATTATTTTTTGCAAAAGCGTTAGACTACTCCATGCACTGTATTAACAGCTGTATATGTTGTCTTATTTCAGGCCCTGAATGCAAGCGACGATGGGTGTCACTGAGAGaccaatttagaaaatgtgttattaAAAAAACAAAGAGTGGACAAGCTGCCATACCCAAGAAGCCATGGAAGTATGAGGAGATTATGGCTTTCCTGCGCCCATACATGCTGGAGCGGGAAACAGTTTCTAACATAACTGTTGATATTTGCTCAGAGGATGAATCAAACAGTGAGGTGTCATCACCTATTCCGGACATTGAAAATAACAGTGATTTGAGGTCAGAGACAAGCAAAGTGGCAATAAGAGAAGAACTACAGACTCTGCATCTGCTTCTCTGATGAATTACATTTTAGCGACACAGCCAAAGGAAGATCACATTGACAGTTTTCTTTCAGGGATATGTGCCAGTATAAAAAGATTGTCCCCATTGCGGCAAATACAAGCTAAAGACGAAATTTACAGAATAGTGTCTGATCTAGAAAGGGATCAagtgtgtgaaaatattaataTTGATACATCGTGAACAGTGCTGTTTGTTACACAGTTTGGAAGCACTTCTATGTATAAGTTGATTAAATAAAAAGTCTCTTCACAGTGTAGTTCTGTCTTAACAACCAAATAATGTAAGCAATCACCTGTTACACCCAAagtatttttttttgtgtttgtgactTATTTATGTTGATGACTAGAATTTTAGAGAACCGAGCAGCCAAGTCAGAGGTGACTTAACATGAAATTAATAagaaattttctttcagggttttggtTAGGCTAGGCTTTCTTATTTttagatggtgtgtgtgtggggacgggggggggggggacggggggggggaaggaggtgaGAGATGAATATATACTTATTAATCATGTTAAGCCCTTACAGTGACAACCAATATTTTACTATGATATGAATTAATGTTCTGAAGGAGAGCTACTGTTACATATGAATGAACAGAACCTTATCTGGTTATACTATTTAGATTTAAAATTTCAATAGTGTTGTAGGCAGCCAAAATCTGGTGTATCCTATTAGAGATGTTTCCTATGGAGAACATCATCATAGTAAATGAATGAATAGCTCACTGATAATTTATATGAAACTTTTTCGGTAATACCTGTATCAGGAATAAGAACGCGATTTTTTTCTTCTTGTAAGTGAAACAAGAATTCCAGGTAAGCTCTTTATTAACAACTTTATTAACAAATTTTGGCATTTTATGAAGATCCG
This Schistocerca nitens isolate TAMUIC-IGC-003100 chromosome 1, iqSchNite1.1, whole genome shotgun sequence DNA region includes the following protein-coding sequences:
- the LOC126242740 gene encoding transcription factor Adf-1-like, coding for MTIPVQNFDQNVIMEFDEYLIELVRSHSELYNMTDRRYSDSVWKETLWKEIGEEVGRPGPECKRRWVSLRDQFRKCVIKKTKSGQAAIPKKPWKYEEIMAFLRPYMLERETVSNITVDICSEDESNSEVSSPIPDIENNSDLRSETSKVAIREELQTLHLLL